The window TCAATACATAATCCACATCAAGAGCAAGTCCAAGAAGCAGGTTTACCTTTGCTGTGTTCCCCTTCGACAAATCTCCGATCCGCATTTCACGTTTCAGCCTGAAGAAATTGAGTAGGTCGGCAGCACGATCATTGTTCCAACTTTTGTAGAAGTCTTCCATGAATACTATTGAATCCTGTATTGTCATTTGCGGTGGCATAGTGATGGCATCAGGAATGAAGGTGATTTTCTCATAGCTATCCTTGCTGAGTTTTTCATCATCCAGCAGGATTTGGCCGCTGTTGATTGGTGTCAGACCCATTATTGCTTTCAAAGTCGTTGTCTTGCCAACCCCATTAATTCCGATTAGGCAGGTGATTTCACCTTTATTCGCCGTAAAAGAAACCCCATCCAGTACGGTCTTCCGCTTGTATTTTTTTACAACATTTTGTACGGAAATCATATTTCCAGTCCCCCTCTTCACGTTAATTTGACTGATATTTATCCTTTATCAGGTTCAATAGTTCATCCAATGGCACGTTAATGTGCTTCACAGAAGTTAAGAACGAGTCAACCGCTTCTGTCAGGAGCTCCTCCCTTACCGAATTTAATACATTCGTATCGGTTGTAACCCTGCTTGGAAAATTTCGTTCAGTATGGATCAAATTCTGGTCCTCCATTTCCTTATAAGCCTTTTGAGCTGTATTTGGGTTTATTTTTAGCATGGCAGCCAGTTCCCTTCTTGATGGAATATCCTGGCCGGCTTCCAGTGCCCCATTGGCTATTTGTTCTTTAAAATATCGGACAACCTGCAAATAAACCGGGTCACGATTATTAAAGGTCACATTCATACAGACATCTCCTCATCTTCCTTCCGTTGCGAGAGGTGTGTGTACTAAGTAGTTCATACACCTTATATGTGTACTATACACATAGTACACTATAGCCGTCAACCTAAACTTTTCAGGAAATGGAAAAATTATTAATAGCTAAATACCCCAGTTTCCACTCTTTCTTTTTTCATATCCCAAAGAGGTTCACTCAGTTTTATAATCGTATGAGATTATTTAGATTGATTCATGTCAGCCTTTTTGTCTTTTTTCAATCTGGAAAACTTGCCACGTCCGCTTACTCTCCTCCAAAACATTTTGGCCCGTTAGGAAGAATAATGGATTGAAAATGGGTTACTGCCGAACTAACCCTAATAGCAGAAATCGAACAAAGCTGCGCAGACAATTTAGGTCTGCGCAGCTGATAGCTAAGCCTTTTTGACGTCATAATGTAATTCGGCAAATTGATTAAAGGTCCTTACCGATTTTAAATGAAGATCCAGCTGATAATTACCTTCCTTGAATAGCGGAATCCCTTCTCCAAGAATAGTTGGGGCAATGGTCACAATCATTTCATCCACAAGTTTTTCCTTGAAAAATGTTTGTAGTAAATCTCCGCCGCCAACAATCCAGATATCCCTGCCTACCTTTTGTTTTAAAGAATGAATAAATGCTGGGATGTCCTCATTCAAGAAAGTGACATGGCTTGTGTTTTCCAACTGTGACCTCGTAAATACAAAACATTCTTTATTGGGATAAGGGAAGTTACCTTTCTCCTGTTCCATGATCCAATCAAATGTCCTTTTCCCCATTACGATGGTATCGACTGTTTCATAAAACTCCGAATAGCCATTATCACCTTCGCCTTCCACCTTAAAAAGCCATTCCAATGAATCGTCCTTTGTGGCGATATAACCATCCAGGGTTTGCGCGATAAATACCACTACTTTTCTATTTTTGCTCATACGTCTCCTCTCTTTCCTAAAAATATTAATAATTCCGTCTGTAGGTACAATAAGGAAAAGTGAAAAATACTAGGCAGTGTAGATTTTTTTAAAACCAATCATTCTTTGATTGATGGGTTCAGTCTTGTATTTTAAATGTGGGGCACTCTGTTTGGGCACTGACAAGGCTTCTCTGATACCACTTCAAGCACTTTAAAATTGTAACTTGCACTCAAATTACCGCTAATCTGCTTGTTTGATAATTAAAGAATTCAACTAAAAAGGCGATCCATCCTTTTTGGATCAACGCACCCAATAATTAAGCAATATTTTTAAGCCAAGTTAATATACGGAGAACTTGAAGTGGCTCAAACCAAGTAATTAAAAATAAAATAATAAAAAAAGCAACAATTGAAATAAATTGGGTACTACCTTTTTCCTTTTTGAAGATAGCAATAAAACTAAATACAGCCCCCAATAATATAAAAATAACTCCTATAAATACTAACAGTTCAGAATATCCCTCTATAATCCAGTTTAATCCAAAAGAAAGTAAACCCAATATTATTAATACTATCGACCATATGCTGTTTAATTTCAACATAAATCCCCCCTAAATTGATAGTCTCTTTATTGTACTAAATTATCTCCTTTATTTAATAAAAGAGCTAGATCAAAACACTTTTAATTCCCTCTATTGCGGAGTTTTTTTGATACTTTAAAAGGTTCAGTTCTTAAAACCTCTTTTCCACCTTCAGTAACAATAACTCGAATTTCCTTTGCTTCCGAAATAATTCTTAAAGGGTTCTTCATTGAAACATAGAGTTCTCCTTGCTCATTGGGCTGAAACAAGGTTTCTCCAACCATAGTTCCAAACCGCAACTCAACATTCTCTATAGGGCCAAAAACAACTCCTTGTTTATTATCTCCTCTAAGTGATATTTCGTAGTTGGCAGCAGGGTCTAATTTTTTTGCTAATACGATTACATCAATAATTCCATCTGTAATAGCACCATCATCGAATAACGGATCCTCAAATAAAATGGTCACTCTACCTGATTCAGCTTCAAAAGGGACATCCTCAGCCTTATAAGCCTCGACTTCTTTAACACTTTCTTTATTTGAGCAACCTGCTAATATCATTCCAAACCCTAGCAAAAGGATATTGATTCTACGCATTATTCCCCCCCTTTTTTGCAGTCTCAACTCTTATTATTCTTTATTATCGTTTGATACCCTCTTCAGTAAACTACCCCCGATGTTTAATAACGAGTTAGTTAGTTTGTTTATGTATTTCTTATTGTAACTTTACCCTCTTTATTCTCTTCATGATTCCATTCTACTTGAATTTCAAATATCCCCTCTTTAAAGAAAAATGGAAACCTTCTACGAATTGATATTTGCATAGGTAACTTATCTACATCTTCAATATTAACCCAAACCGCTTTTCCTTCAGGTGTTTCTTCAAGGAGATCCCCATTGAAATCCTTTGTAATGTAATTGAAAATCATATATCTATCATTTGCAACTGGGTTAACATATTCATAAATTCCTTTAAATCTAAGGTTTCTAACTTCTAACCCAGTTTCTTCCTTTACCTCTCTAATTGCACTTTCCACTATACTTTCAGGGAATTCAACTTTGCCACCTGGAGGAATAAATCCTTTGAAATTATCATGTTGCCTATTCAGAAGCAAGACTTTATCGCCATCTTGAATCATACAAACAGTCCACATTTTATAGTTGATGATATTGCTCATATTTTCTCCCTTTTTTTACTTTTTAAAAAAACCTACCTGCTCCTTATATTAATAAGGAGGTTAAATAAAAAGAGCGTTAATACCTCATGAACAATCCACCCGTTACTTGAGTACGAACCTCAATTTACTTTTTTCACGAAGTGAAGAATCCTATTTATTATTCCAATCAAAAGAATGAGAACTCCATTCGCTAATGTTAAAAGTCCTAAAAATGCTCCACCATAGCCTGCACCTTCTCCTGTACCTCCTGAACTCCAATCATAGAAATGTAAAAATAAAGCACCACTAGAAAAACCAATAATGGGAGCAAGTACCATCATAATGATCCCTGATACTATAAGATTTAATTTTCCTTTTTTAAATGCGGCAAAGAAAACAACATTAAGCGATATTAAAATTAAGATATATATTACCAATATTAAATCTTCCATAATGCACCCCCTTTGTAAGTTCAATTTATTGAATAAAAAAACCCCGTTAGTTTGCTTGTCAGTACCTTTTCGTATCCAAGGAATATACCCTGCCAATCTAAAGACTTCAACTATCACACTATTTAGTAGTATTCAGTATTTCAGTTCCTATCTTCGGAGTTTTCCGAAGGTTAGTGGCCTGTTCAAAGGCATATGCTAACTTTATTAATTTCCCTTCACTATAAGCTGTTCCTGCAAAGGTTATTCCAAAAGGCCGGCCATTTTGCTTATAACCAGCCGGTAAGGCAATTGAAGGGTACCCTGCTTTCGCACTAATAGTTGAACCTATATAAGAGGGGAAAAGGATTGCATCTAGATTGTATTTTTCCAAAGACAGGTCAATCCCTTGTTCCTGGGAAAAATATAAGTCTTCCAATTTGCTTAGTAAATAATCGGGATTCCTTAATGTATTGGGATATAGGGCTCTTTGTTCCAATTTATCCTGACCATACTTTAATGCCTTTTTCTTGTTGATTTGATTATATTGAATTAAATCTTTAATAGAATGAATAGGTAAGTTGCTTGGGAGTTGTGAAAGAAAATTATTTAAACCGTGTTTCAATTCGTATAAATTAACTCCCCAATTCCATTCTCTGTGAAAGGAAGGTATTTCAATCTCTTCTATAATGGCTCCCTGATTTTTAATAACATGTATAGCTTCTTGAAACAAGTCCTCATCGTACTCATCAGAAGTTAGAAAGTCTTTGGATGCATTTTTAAATAGACCTACCCTCGCCCCTCTAAGGCCTTCGGGATCAAGGAATATAGAATAATTCTGCTCTATCCTTCCTTCACTTTTAAAGGTTGCAGCATCTTCCTTATCAACACCAGCCATGACTCCAAGCAAAAGGGCTGCATCTGTAACATTCCTTGCCATTGGCCCTGCAGTATCCTGGGAATAGGTAAAAGGGATAATACCACTTCTACTAACTAAACCTACAGTTGGTTTGATTCCT is drawn from Bacillus sp. FJAT-18017 and contains these coding sequences:
- a CDS encoding ABC transporter ATP-binding protein; the encoded protein is MISVQNVVKKYKRKTVLDGVSFTANKGEITCLIGINGVGKTTTLKAIMGLTPINSGQILLDDEKLSKDSYEKITFIPDAITMPPQMTIQDSIVFMEDFYKSWNNDRAADLLNFFRLKREMRIGDLSKGNTAKVNLLLGLALDVDYVLMDEPFSGIDIFSREQIAEVFTSHLIEGRGVIITTHEINDIEHLIDKAVLIDDGKVHKEFGAEDIRLREGKSVIDVMREVYRA
- a CDS encoding GntR family transcriptional regulator; amino-acid sequence: MNVTFNNRDPVYLQVVRYFKEQIANGALEAGQDIPSRRELAAMLKINPNTAQKAYKEMEDQNLIHTERNFPSRVTTDTNVLNSVREELLTEAVDSFLTSVKHINVPLDELLNLIKDKYQSN
- a CDS encoding dihydrofolate reductase family protein, whose translation is MSKNRKVVVFIAQTLDGYIATKDDSLEWLFKVEGEGDNGYSEFYETVDTIVMGKRTFDWIMEQEKGNFPYPNKECFVFTRSQLENTSHVTFLNEDIPAFIHSLKQKVGRDIWIVGGGDLLQTFFKEKLVDEMIVTIAPTILGEGIPLFKEGNYQLDLHLKSVRTFNQFAELHYDVKKA
- a CDS encoding 8-oxo-dGTP diphosphatase, which translates into the protein MSNIINYKMWTVCMIQDGDKVLLLNRQHDNFKGFIPPGGKVEFPESIVESAIREVKEETGLEVRNLRFKGIYEYVNPVANDRYMIFNYITKDFNGDLLEETPEGKAVWVNIEDVDKLPMQISIRRRFPFFFKEGIFEIQVEWNHEENKEGKVTIRNT
- a CDS encoding amidase family protein; the protein is MTIKFNEFFNEELTIYDIQRAMEKGVVTSKELVMYYLYRIAKYDQDGPRINSVLEINPDAIFIAEALDHERNTMGVRGPLHGIPVLLKDNIETSDSMHTSAGTMALENYIAEKDAFLVEKIRKAGAVILGKTNMTELANAMSTTMWAGYSSRGGQVLNPYGDPDLFVGGSSSGSAVAVAANFTVLSVGTETDASILSPAIQNSVVGIKPTVGLVSRSGIIPFTYSQDTAGPMARNVTDAALLLGVMAGVDKEDAATFKSEGRIEQNYSIFLDPEGLRGARVGLFKNASKDFLTSDEYDEDLFQEAIHVIKNQGAIIEEIEIPSFHREWNWGVNLYELKHGLNNFLSQLPSNLPIHSIKDLIQYNQINKKKALKYGQDKLEQRALYPNTLRNPDYLLSKLEDLYFSQEQGIDLSLEKYNLDAILFPSYIGSTISAKAGYPSIALPAGYKQNGRPFGITFAGTAYSEGKLIKLAYAFEQATNLRKTPKIGTEILNTTK